The Pseudanabaena yagii GIHE-NHR1 genome segment GAGTCCGACATAGTTGCCGAGGGATTTAGACATTTTTTGAACGCCATCTAAGCCCACTAACAAGGGTAGTAACAGCCCAAACTGGGCAGGTTTGCCTTGACGATTGGGATCTTTTAGTTGCAGATCGCGACCGACCAGAATATTGAATTTTTGGTCAGTGCCACCTAGCTCCACATCGGAATCGATCGCTACGGAGTCATAGCCTTGCAAAAGTGGGTACAAAAATTCATGCAGGTAAATGGGATTGCCCTTTTCGTAGCGATCGCTAAATCCTTCTTTAGCAAGCATTTGTCCCACGGTCATGCTAGCTTGTAATGTGATAATTTGCTGCAAATCAAGTTTATTTAACCATTCACCATTACGGCGCAACTCAAAGCGATCGCTGGAAAAGTCGAGAATTTTCTTCGCTTGATCTAAATAAGTCTCAGCATTGTAGGCAACTTCTTCAGGGGTGAGGCGAGGGCGTGCCTCGGAGCGTCCTGTGGGATCGCCGATCTGAGCCGTGAAGTCACCAATAATTAATACTGCCTTATGTCCTGCATCTTGAAATTGGCGCAGTTTCCGCAGGGCAACGGTATGTCCGAGGTGCAGGTCAGGACGGGTGGGATCGATACCTAATTTAATGCGGAGGGGGCTATCGCTCTTTTGAATGCGATCGCGGAGGTTCTCGGATTCATTATTGGGAAATATTTC includes the following:
- the tyrS gene encoding tyrosine--tRNA ligase is translated as MSPSTDPKNLSTLLERGVVEIFPNNESENLRDRIQKSDSPLRIKLGIDPTRPDLHLGHTVALRKLRQFQDAGHKAVLIIGDFTAQIGDPTGRSEARPRLTPEEVAYNAETYLDQAKKILDFSSDRFELRRNGEWLNKLDLQQIITLQASMTVGQMLAKEGFSDRYEKGNPIYLHEFLYPLLQGYDSVAIDSDVELGGTDQKFNILVGRDLQLKDPNRQGKPAQFGLLLPLLVGLDGVQKMSKSLGNYVGLTDEPLSMYSKLEKVPDALVDKYFELLTDIELATLPENPREKQKQLALAIVSQYHSPEAALQAQQDAEKIVLAGNTTDLGDIPEFDLAQINFPAPLHYLVKASGLCKSNSEAQSQIKNGAVKLDGEKLGDRTFANVEELSGKVLQVGKKKFLRLI